A genome region from Tachyglossus aculeatus isolate mTacAcu1 chromosome 1, mTacAcu1.pri, whole genome shotgun sequence includes the following:
- the SLC25A29 gene encoding mitochondrial basic amino acids transporter isoform X2: protein MRAGMNSACAHMVRLQVQNVERPLYRGTFHCFQSIVKQESVFGLYKGIGSPMMGLTFINALVFGVQGNAIRALGKDTPLNQFLAGSAAGAIQCVICCPMELAKTRLQLQGTGEYKLKAKTYKNSLDCLVKIYRQEGLRGINTGMLSTLIRETPSFGFYFLTYDCLTRALGCELEDGFVVPKLLLAGGMSGIVSWLSTYPVDVIKSRLQADGVRGAKQYSGILDCVRKSYRAEGWRVFTRGLTSTLLRAFPVNAATFATVTVFLMYMRAEGEDLGECERGPALQQPSGL, encoded by the exons ATGCGTGCTGGCATGAACTCGGCGTGTGCTCACATG GTCCGCTTGCAAGTCCAGAATGTAGAGAGGCCTCTCTATCGAGGGACCTTCCACTGCTTCCAGTCGATTGTCAAGCAGGAGAGC GTGTTCGGCCTGTACAAGGGCATAGGCTCCCCAATGATGGGGCTGACCTTCATCAACGCGCTGGTGTTCGGCGTCCAGGGGAACGCCATCCGGGCCCTGGGGAAGGACACGCCGCTGAACCAGTTCCTGGCGGGCTCGGCCGCGGGCGCCATCCAGTGTGTCATCTGCTGCCCCATGGAGCTGGCCAAGACGCGCCTGCAGCTGCAGGGCACCGGCGAGTACAAGCTCAAGGCCAAGACGTACAAGAACTCCTTGGACTGCCTGGTGAAGATCTACCGGCAGGAGGGACTGCGGGGCATCAACACGGGCATGCTGTCCACCCTGATCCGCGAGACGCCCAGCTTCGGCTTTTACTTCCTGACCTACGACTGCCTGACGCGCGCCCTGGGCTGCGAGCTCGAGGACGGCTTTGTGGTGCCCAAGCTGCTGCTGGCCGGCGGCATGTCCGGCATCGTCTCGTGGCTGTCCACCTACCCCGTGGACGTCATCAAGTCCCGCCTGCAGGCCGACGGCGTGAGGGGGGCCAAGCAGTACAGCGGCATCCTGGACTGCGTGCGTAAGAGCTACCGGGCCGAGGGCTGGCGCGTGTTCACGCGGGGCCTGACCTCCACGCTCCTGCGGGCCTTCCCCGTCAACGCAGCCACCTTTGCCACCGTCACCGTGTTCCTCATGTacatgagggcggagggggaggacctgggcgaGTGCGAGCGGGGGCCGGCCCTGCAGCAGCCTTCGGGTCTGTAG
- the SLC25A29 gene encoding mitochondrial basic amino acids transporter isoform X1, producing the protein MALDFLAGCVGGAAGVLVGHPFDTVKVRLQVQNVERPLYRGTFHCFQSIVKQESVFGLYKGIGSPMMGLTFINALVFGVQGNAIRALGKDTPLNQFLAGSAAGAIQCVICCPMELAKTRLQLQGTGEYKLKAKTYKNSLDCLVKIYRQEGLRGINTGMLSTLIRETPSFGFYFLTYDCLTRALGCELEDGFVVPKLLLAGGMSGIVSWLSTYPVDVIKSRLQADGVRGAKQYSGILDCVRKSYRAEGWRVFTRGLTSTLLRAFPVNAATFATVTVFLMYMRAEGEDLGECERGPALQQPSGL; encoded by the exons ATGGCGCTCGACTTTCTGGCGGGATGCGTCGGGG GTGCCGCAGGTGTGCTCGTGGGACATCCATTTGACACCGTTAAG GTCCGCTTGCAAGTCCAGAATGTAGAGAGGCCTCTCTATCGAGGGACCTTCCACTGCTTCCAGTCGATTGTCAAGCAGGAGAGC GTGTTCGGCCTGTACAAGGGCATAGGCTCCCCAATGATGGGGCTGACCTTCATCAACGCGCTGGTGTTCGGCGTCCAGGGGAACGCCATCCGGGCCCTGGGGAAGGACACGCCGCTGAACCAGTTCCTGGCGGGCTCGGCCGCGGGCGCCATCCAGTGTGTCATCTGCTGCCCCATGGAGCTGGCCAAGACGCGCCTGCAGCTGCAGGGCACCGGCGAGTACAAGCTCAAGGCCAAGACGTACAAGAACTCCTTGGACTGCCTGGTGAAGATCTACCGGCAGGAGGGACTGCGGGGCATCAACACGGGCATGCTGTCCACCCTGATCCGCGAGACGCCCAGCTTCGGCTTTTACTTCCTGACCTACGACTGCCTGACGCGCGCCCTGGGCTGCGAGCTCGAGGACGGCTTTGTGGTGCCCAAGCTGCTGCTGGCCGGCGGCATGTCCGGCATCGTCTCGTGGCTGTCCACCTACCCCGTGGACGTCATCAAGTCCCGCCTGCAGGCCGACGGCGTGAGGGGGGCCAAGCAGTACAGCGGCATCCTGGACTGCGTGCGTAAGAGCTACCGGGCCGAGGGCTGGCGCGTGTTCACGCGGGGCCTGACCTCCACGCTCCTGCGGGCCTTCCCCGTCAACGCAGCCACCTTTGCCACCGTCACCGTGTTCCTCATGTacatgagggcggagggggaggacctgggcgaGTGCGAGCGGGGGCCGGCCCTGCAGCAGCCTTCGGGTCTGTAG